The Betta splendens chromosome 4, fBetSpl5.4, whole genome shotgun sequence genome contains a region encoding:
- the atg4c gene encoding cysteine protease ATG4C isoform X3, protein MLNGGWCRLGWALTTKTSFSRNSPVLLLGKCYHFKAEDDSSPTEACYEAPDDDFIMGNVEAFRKDFASRLWLTYREEFPPLPGSSLTSDCGWGCMLRAGQMMLAQALILHFMGRDWTWSEALTLQPLDTETRTTTAAKRLVASLEASLQVSPRQSDPQSSTTPQTRAAGSAQEADAHLKEMYHRTLVSWFGDTSSAQLGLHRLVHLGLTMGKQAGDWYGPAVVAHILKKAVEEAMDPALAGITAYVSQDCTVYSADVLDSHRASTAGHVSTERSDAPPLTQNNQQASASTLQDSRAVIILVPVRLGGEKTNPEYFEFAKVRNSILSLEYCIGIIGGKPKQACYFVGFQDDSLIYMDPHYCQSFVDVSTDDFPLQSDNTMESEICGCCDNRQIRFHSSNHAEYNLFSVDAAVMPTSYSALQLGEYFQMYVVFLSSRIIAHRQRRCLSARWTQAALSVFTPEVSKTMSESLRSCPRCCSQQLRTNTQRSLLWKVMAEIMNYQRA, encoded by the exons ATGTTGAATGGCGGGTGGTGTAGACTAG GCTGGGCTCTGACAACTAAGACTTCATTCAGCAGAAACTCTCCAGTGCTTCTCCTTGGAAAATGTTACCATTTTAAAGCTGAag ATGACAGCAGTCCCACAGAGGCCTGTTACGAAGCACCTGATGATGATTTCATCATGGGGAATGTGGAGGCCTTCCGGAAAGATTTTGCATCTCGACTTTGGCTGACCTACAGAGAGGAGTTCCCTCCGCTCCCCGGCTCCAGCTTGACCTCGGACTGTGGCTGGGGCTGCATGCTGAGGGCCGGACAGATGATGCTGGCTCAGGCACTTATTCTGCACTTTATGGGCAGGG ACTGGACTTGGTCAGAGGCACTCACCCTCCAGCCTTTAGACACAGAGACGCGGACTACAACTGCAGCCAAACGTCTGGTGGCCTCTCTGGAGGCTTCCTTGCAAGTTTCCCCCAGACAGTCGGACCCGCAGTCCTCAACCACGCCTCAAACTCGGGCCGCAGGATCTGCACAGGAGGCAGATGCCCATTTAAAAGAGATGTATCACCGCACTCTGGTGTCTTGGTTTGGGGACACCTCTTCAGCTCAGCTGGGCCTCCACAGGTTGGTCCACTTAGGCCTGACGATGGGGAAACAGGCGGGGGACTGGTACGGACCCGCTGTGGTGGCACACATTCTCAA GAAAGCTGTTGAGGAAGCGATGGACCCTGCCCTGGCGGGTATAACTGCTTACGTCTCCCAGGACTGCACAG TGTACAGCGCTGATGTCCTCGACAGCCACAGGGCATCGACAGCGGGACATGTCTCCACTGAGAGGTCAGATGCCCCCCCTTTAACACAAAACAACCAACAAGCGTCTGCCTCCACGCTGCAGGACAGCCGGGCCGTCATCATCCTCGTGCCTGTGAGGCTGGGAGGGGAAAAGACAAACCCAGAATATTTTGAGTTTGCAAAGGTCAGAAAT AGCATTCTGAGTCTGGAGTACTGCATAGGCATCATCGGAGGGAAGCCCAAACAAGCCTGCTACTTTGTAGGGTTTCAAG ACGACAGCTTGATTTACATGGACCCTCATTACTGTCAGTCTTTTGTAGATGTCAGCACCGACGATTTCCCTCTGCAG AGTGACAACACGATGGAGTCAGAGATTTGTGGATGCTGTGACAACAGGCAAATACGATTTCATTCTTCAAATCATGCAGAATACAACTTATTCAGTGTagatgctgctgtgatgccCACCAGCTATTCAGCCCTTCAGCTTGGAGAATATTTCCAGATGTACGTTGTCTTTTTGTCTAGTCGTATCATTGCCCATCGCCAAAGAAGATGCCTTTCAGCAAGATGGACCCAAGCTGCACTATCGGTTTTTACTCCAGAAGTGTCCAAGACTATGAGCGAATCACTCAGGAGCTGTCCAAG gtgcTGCAGCCAACAGCTAAGGACAAATACCCAGCGTTCACTTTTGTGGAAGGTCATGGCAGAGATTATGAACTATCAGCGGGCCTGA
- the atg4c gene encoding cysteine protease ATG4C isoform X5 yields MENKGSDEVEKLKTKFLSVWHNVKYSWALTTKTSFSRNSPVLLLGKCYHFKAEDDSSPTEACYEAPDDDFIMGNVEAFRKDFASRLWLTYREEFPPLPGSSLTSDCGWGCMLRAGQMMLAQALILHFMGRDWTWSEALTLQPLDTETRTTTAAKRLVASLEASLQVSPRQSDPQSSTTPQTRAAGSAQEADAHLKEMYHRTLVSWFGDTSSAQLGLHRLVHLGLTMGKQAGDWYGPAVVAHILKKAVEEAMDPALAGITAYVSQDCTVYSADVLDSHRASTAGHVSTERSDAPPLTQNNQQASASTLQDSRAVIILVPVRLGGEKTNPEYFEFAKVRNSILSLEYCIGIIGGKPKQACYFVGFQDDSLIYMDPHYCQSFVDVSTDDFPLQSYHCPSPKKMPFSKMDPSCTIGFYSRSVQDYERITQELSKVLQPTAKDKYPAFTFVEGHGRDYELSAGLTPEKREWPFIRDPKRTLSMAGDFVLL; encoded by the exons ATGGAGAATAAAGGGAGCGACGAGGTGGAAAAATTGAAGACAAAGTTCTTGTCAGTGTGGCACAATGTGAAGTACA GCTGGGCTCTGACAACTAAGACTTCATTCAGCAGAAACTCTCCAGTGCTTCTCCTTGGAAAATGTTACCATTTTAAAGCTGAag ATGACAGCAGTCCCACAGAGGCCTGTTACGAAGCACCTGATGATGATTTCATCATGGGGAATGTGGAGGCCTTCCGGAAAGATTTTGCATCTCGACTTTGGCTGACCTACAGAGAGGAGTTCCCTCCGCTCCCCGGCTCCAGCTTGACCTCGGACTGTGGCTGGGGCTGCATGCTGAGGGCCGGACAGATGATGCTGGCTCAGGCACTTATTCTGCACTTTATGGGCAGGG ACTGGACTTGGTCAGAGGCACTCACCCTCCAGCCTTTAGACACAGAGACGCGGACTACAACTGCAGCCAAACGTCTGGTGGCCTCTCTGGAGGCTTCCTTGCAAGTTTCCCCCAGACAGTCGGACCCGCAGTCCTCAACCACGCCTCAAACTCGGGCCGCAGGATCTGCACAGGAGGCAGATGCCCATTTAAAAGAGATGTATCACCGCACTCTGGTGTCTTGGTTTGGGGACACCTCTTCAGCTCAGCTGGGCCTCCACAGGTTGGTCCACTTAGGCCTGACGATGGGGAAACAGGCGGGGGACTGGTACGGACCCGCTGTGGTGGCACACATTCTCAA GAAAGCTGTTGAGGAAGCGATGGACCCTGCCCTGGCGGGTATAACTGCTTACGTCTCCCAGGACTGCACAG TGTACAGCGCTGATGTCCTCGACAGCCACAGGGCATCGACAGCGGGACATGTCTCCACTGAGAGGTCAGATGCCCCCCCTTTAACACAAAACAACCAACAAGCGTCTGCCTCCACGCTGCAGGACAGCCGGGCCGTCATCATCCTCGTGCCTGTGAGGCTGGGAGGGGAAAAGACAAACCCAGAATATTTTGAGTTTGCAAAGGTCAGAAAT AGCATTCTGAGTCTGGAGTACTGCATAGGCATCATCGGAGGGAAGCCCAAACAAGCCTGCTACTTTGTAGGGTTTCAAG ACGACAGCTTGATTTACATGGACCCTCATTACTGTCAGTCTTTTGTAGATGTCAGCACCGACGATTTCCCTCTGCAG TCGTATCATTGCCCATCGCCAAAGAAGATGCCTTTCAGCAAGATGGACCCAAGCTGCACTATCGGTTTTTACTCCAGAAGTGTCCAAGACTATGAGCGAATCACTCAGGAGCTGTCCAAG gtgcTGCAGCCAACAGCTAAGGACAAATACCCAGCGTTCACTTTTGTGGAAGGTCATGGCAGAGATTATGAACTATCAGCGGGCCTGACCCCGGAGAAGAGGGAATGGCCCTTCATCCGTGACCCAAAGAGGACGCTCAGCATGGCTGGAGACTTTGTGCTGCTATGA
- the atg4c gene encoding cysteine protease ATG4C isoform X7, with amino-acid sequence MENKGSDEVEKLKTKFLSVWHNVKYSWALTTKTSFSRNSPVLLLGKCYHFKAEDDSSPTEACYEAPDDDFIMGNVEAFRKDFASRLWLTYREEFPPLPGSSLTSDCGWGCMLRAGQMMLAQALILHFMGRDWTWSEALTLQPLDTETRTTTAAKRLVASLEASLQVSPRQSDPQSSTTPQTRAAGSAQEADAHLKEMYHRTLVSWFGDTSSAQLGLHRLVHLGLTMGKQAGDWYGPAVVAHILKKAVEEAMDPALAGITAYVSQDCTVYSADVLDSHRASTAGHVSTERSDAPPLTQNNQQASASTLQDSRAVIILVPVRLGGEKTNPEYFEFAKVRNSILSLEYCIGIIGGKPKQACYFVGFQDDSLIYMDPHYCQSFVDVSTDDFPLQSDNTMESEICGCCDNSRIIAHRQRRCLSARWTQAALSVFTPEVSKTMSESLRSCPRCCSQQLRTNTQRSLLWKVMAEIMNYQRA; translated from the exons ATGGAGAATAAAGGGAGCGACGAGGTGGAAAAATTGAAGACAAAGTTCTTGTCAGTGTGGCACAATGTGAAGTACA GCTGGGCTCTGACAACTAAGACTTCATTCAGCAGAAACTCTCCAGTGCTTCTCCTTGGAAAATGTTACCATTTTAAAGCTGAag ATGACAGCAGTCCCACAGAGGCCTGTTACGAAGCACCTGATGATGATTTCATCATGGGGAATGTGGAGGCCTTCCGGAAAGATTTTGCATCTCGACTTTGGCTGACCTACAGAGAGGAGTTCCCTCCGCTCCCCGGCTCCAGCTTGACCTCGGACTGTGGCTGGGGCTGCATGCTGAGGGCCGGACAGATGATGCTGGCTCAGGCACTTATTCTGCACTTTATGGGCAGGG ACTGGACTTGGTCAGAGGCACTCACCCTCCAGCCTTTAGACACAGAGACGCGGACTACAACTGCAGCCAAACGTCTGGTGGCCTCTCTGGAGGCTTCCTTGCAAGTTTCCCCCAGACAGTCGGACCCGCAGTCCTCAACCACGCCTCAAACTCGGGCCGCAGGATCTGCACAGGAGGCAGATGCCCATTTAAAAGAGATGTATCACCGCACTCTGGTGTCTTGGTTTGGGGACACCTCTTCAGCTCAGCTGGGCCTCCACAGGTTGGTCCACTTAGGCCTGACGATGGGGAAACAGGCGGGGGACTGGTACGGACCCGCTGTGGTGGCACACATTCTCAA GAAAGCTGTTGAGGAAGCGATGGACCCTGCCCTGGCGGGTATAACTGCTTACGTCTCCCAGGACTGCACAG TGTACAGCGCTGATGTCCTCGACAGCCACAGGGCATCGACAGCGGGACATGTCTCCACTGAGAGGTCAGATGCCCCCCCTTTAACACAAAACAACCAACAAGCGTCTGCCTCCACGCTGCAGGACAGCCGGGCCGTCATCATCCTCGTGCCTGTGAGGCTGGGAGGGGAAAAGACAAACCCAGAATATTTTGAGTTTGCAAAGGTCAGAAAT AGCATTCTGAGTCTGGAGTACTGCATAGGCATCATCGGAGGGAAGCCCAAACAAGCCTGCTACTTTGTAGGGTTTCAAG ACGACAGCTTGATTTACATGGACCCTCATTACTGTCAGTCTTTTGTAGATGTCAGCACCGACGATTTCCCTCTGCAG AGTGACAACACGATGGAGTCAGAGATTTGTGGATGCTGTGACAACAG TCGTATCATTGCCCATCGCCAAAGAAGATGCCTTTCAGCAAGATGGACCCAAGCTGCACTATCGGTTTTTACTCCAGAAGTGTCCAAGACTATGAGCGAATCACTCAGGAGCTGTCCAAG gtgcTGCAGCCAACAGCTAAGGACAAATACCCAGCGTTCACTTTTGTGGAAGGTCATGGCAGAGATTATGAACTATCAGCGGGCCTGA
- the atg4c gene encoding cysteine protease ATG4C isoform X1, with amino-acid sequence MENKGSDEVEKLKTKFLSVWHNVKYSWALTTKTSFSRNSPVLLLGKCYHFKAEDDSSPTEACYEAPDDDFIMGNVEAFRKDFASRLWLTYREEFPPLPGSSLTSDCGWGCMLRAGQMMLAQALILHFMGRDWTWSEALTLQPLDTETRTTTAAKRLVASLEASLQVSPRQSDPQSSTTPQTRAAGSAQEADAHLKEMYHRTLVSWFGDTSSAQLGLHRLVHLGLTMGKQAGDWYGPAVVAHILKKAVEEAMDPALAGITAYVSQDCTVYSADVLDSHRASTAGHVSTERSDAPPLTQNNQQASASTLQDSRAVIILVPVRLGGEKTNPEYFEFAKVRNSILSLEYCIGIIGGKPKQACYFVGFQDDSLIYMDPHYCQSFVDVSTDDFPLQSDNTMESEICGCCDNRQIRFHSSNHAEYNLFSVDAAVMPTSYSALQLGEYFQMYVVFLSSRIIAHRQRRCLSARWTQAALSVFTPEVSKTMSESLRSCPRCCSQQLRTNTQRSLLWKVMAEIMNYQRA; translated from the exons ATGGAGAATAAAGGGAGCGACGAGGTGGAAAAATTGAAGACAAAGTTCTTGTCAGTGTGGCACAATGTGAAGTACA GCTGGGCTCTGACAACTAAGACTTCATTCAGCAGAAACTCTCCAGTGCTTCTCCTTGGAAAATGTTACCATTTTAAAGCTGAag ATGACAGCAGTCCCACAGAGGCCTGTTACGAAGCACCTGATGATGATTTCATCATGGGGAATGTGGAGGCCTTCCGGAAAGATTTTGCATCTCGACTTTGGCTGACCTACAGAGAGGAGTTCCCTCCGCTCCCCGGCTCCAGCTTGACCTCGGACTGTGGCTGGGGCTGCATGCTGAGGGCCGGACAGATGATGCTGGCTCAGGCACTTATTCTGCACTTTATGGGCAGGG ACTGGACTTGGTCAGAGGCACTCACCCTCCAGCCTTTAGACACAGAGACGCGGACTACAACTGCAGCCAAACGTCTGGTGGCCTCTCTGGAGGCTTCCTTGCAAGTTTCCCCCAGACAGTCGGACCCGCAGTCCTCAACCACGCCTCAAACTCGGGCCGCAGGATCTGCACAGGAGGCAGATGCCCATTTAAAAGAGATGTATCACCGCACTCTGGTGTCTTGGTTTGGGGACACCTCTTCAGCTCAGCTGGGCCTCCACAGGTTGGTCCACTTAGGCCTGACGATGGGGAAACAGGCGGGGGACTGGTACGGACCCGCTGTGGTGGCACACATTCTCAA GAAAGCTGTTGAGGAAGCGATGGACCCTGCCCTGGCGGGTATAACTGCTTACGTCTCCCAGGACTGCACAG TGTACAGCGCTGATGTCCTCGACAGCCACAGGGCATCGACAGCGGGACATGTCTCCACTGAGAGGTCAGATGCCCCCCCTTTAACACAAAACAACCAACAAGCGTCTGCCTCCACGCTGCAGGACAGCCGGGCCGTCATCATCCTCGTGCCTGTGAGGCTGGGAGGGGAAAAGACAAACCCAGAATATTTTGAGTTTGCAAAGGTCAGAAAT AGCATTCTGAGTCTGGAGTACTGCATAGGCATCATCGGAGGGAAGCCCAAACAAGCCTGCTACTTTGTAGGGTTTCAAG ACGACAGCTTGATTTACATGGACCCTCATTACTGTCAGTCTTTTGTAGATGTCAGCACCGACGATTTCCCTCTGCAG AGTGACAACACGATGGAGTCAGAGATTTGTGGATGCTGTGACAACAGGCAAATACGATTTCATTCTTCAAATCATGCAGAATACAACTTATTCAGTGTagatgctgctgtgatgccCACCAGCTATTCAGCCCTTCAGCTTGGAGAATATTTCCAGATGTACGTTGTCTTTTTGTCTAGTCGTATCATTGCCCATCGCCAAAGAAGATGCCTTTCAGCAAGATGGACCCAAGCTGCACTATCGGTTTTTACTCCAGAAGTGTCCAAGACTATGAGCGAATCACTCAGGAGCTGTCCAAG gtgcTGCAGCCAACAGCTAAGGACAAATACCCAGCGTTCACTTTTGTGGAAGGTCATGGCAGAGATTATGAACTATCAGCGGGCCTGA
- the atg4c gene encoding cysteine protease ATG4C isoform X4: MENKGSDEVEKLKTKFLSVWHNVKYSWALTTKTSFSRNSPVLLLGKCYHFKAEDDSSPTEACYEAPDDDFIMGNVEAFRKDFASRLWLTYREEFPPLPGSSLTSDCGWGCMLRAGQMMLAQALILHFMGRDWTWSEALTLQPLDTETRTTTAAKRLVASLEASLQVSPRQSDPQSSTTPQTRAAGSAQEADAHLKEMYHRTLVSWFGDTSSAQLGLHRLVHLGLTMGKQAGDWYGPAVVAHILKKAVEEAMDPALAGITAYVSQDCTVYSADVLDSHRASTAGHVSTERSDAPPLTQNNQQASASTLQDSRAVIILVPSILSLEYCIGIIGGKPKQACYFVGFQDDSLIYMDPHYCQSFVDVSTDDFPLQSDNTMESEICGCCDNRQIRFHSSNHAEYNLFSVDAAVMPTSYSALQLGEYFQMYVVFLSSRIIAHRQRRCLSARWTQAALSVFTPEVSKTMSESLRSCPRCCSQQLRTNTQRSLLWKVMAEIMNYQRA; encoded by the exons ATGGAGAATAAAGGGAGCGACGAGGTGGAAAAATTGAAGACAAAGTTCTTGTCAGTGTGGCACAATGTGAAGTACA GCTGGGCTCTGACAACTAAGACTTCATTCAGCAGAAACTCTCCAGTGCTTCTCCTTGGAAAATGTTACCATTTTAAAGCTGAag ATGACAGCAGTCCCACAGAGGCCTGTTACGAAGCACCTGATGATGATTTCATCATGGGGAATGTGGAGGCCTTCCGGAAAGATTTTGCATCTCGACTTTGGCTGACCTACAGAGAGGAGTTCCCTCCGCTCCCCGGCTCCAGCTTGACCTCGGACTGTGGCTGGGGCTGCATGCTGAGGGCCGGACAGATGATGCTGGCTCAGGCACTTATTCTGCACTTTATGGGCAGGG ACTGGACTTGGTCAGAGGCACTCACCCTCCAGCCTTTAGACACAGAGACGCGGACTACAACTGCAGCCAAACGTCTGGTGGCCTCTCTGGAGGCTTCCTTGCAAGTTTCCCCCAGACAGTCGGACCCGCAGTCCTCAACCACGCCTCAAACTCGGGCCGCAGGATCTGCACAGGAGGCAGATGCCCATTTAAAAGAGATGTATCACCGCACTCTGGTGTCTTGGTTTGGGGACACCTCTTCAGCTCAGCTGGGCCTCCACAGGTTGGTCCACTTAGGCCTGACGATGGGGAAACAGGCGGGGGACTGGTACGGACCCGCTGTGGTGGCACACATTCTCAA GAAAGCTGTTGAGGAAGCGATGGACCCTGCCCTGGCGGGTATAACTGCTTACGTCTCCCAGGACTGCACAG TGTACAGCGCTGATGTCCTCGACAGCCACAGGGCATCGACAGCGGGACATGTCTCCACTGAGAGGTCAGATGCCCCCCCTTTAACACAAAACAACCAACAAGCGTCTGCCTCCACGCTGCAGGACAGCCGGGCCGTCATCATCCTCGTGCCT AGCATTCTGAGTCTGGAGTACTGCATAGGCATCATCGGAGGGAAGCCCAAACAAGCCTGCTACTTTGTAGGGTTTCAAG ACGACAGCTTGATTTACATGGACCCTCATTACTGTCAGTCTTTTGTAGATGTCAGCACCGACGATTTCCCTCTGCAG AGTGACAACACGATGGAGTCAGAGATTTGTGGATGCTGTGACAACAGGCAAATACGATTTCATTCTTCAAATCATGCAGAATACAACTTATTCAGTGTagatgctgctgtgatgccCACCAGCTATTCAGCCCTTCAGCTTGGAGAATATTTCCAGATGTACGTTGTCTTTTTGTCTAGTCGTATCATTGCCCATCGCCAAAGAAGATGCCTTTCAGCAAGATGGACCCAAGCTGCACTATCGGTTTTTACTCCAGAAGTGTCCAAGACTATGAGCGAATCACTCAGGAGCTGTCCAAG gtgcTGCAGCCAACAGCTAAGGACAAATACCCAGCGTTCACTTTTGTGGAAGGTCATGGCAGAGATTATGAACTATCAGCGGGCCTGA
- the atg4c gene encoding cysteine protease ATG4C isoform X2, producing the protein MENKGSDEVEKLKTKFLSVWHNVKYSWALTTKTSFSRNSPVLLLGKCYHFKAEDDSSPTEACYEAPDDDFIMGNVEAFRKDFASRLWLTYREEFPPLPGSSLTSDCGWGCMLRAGQMMLAQALILHFMGRDWTWSEALTLQPLDTETRTTTAAKRLVASLEASLQVSPRQSDPQSSTTPQTRAAGSAQEADAHLKEMYHRTLVSWFGDTSSAQLGLHRLVHLGLTMGKQAGDWYGPAVVAHILKKAVEEAMDPALAGITAYVSQDCTVYSADVLDSHRASTAGHVSTERSDAPPLTQNNQQASASTLQDSRAVIILVPVRLGGEKTNPEYFEFAKSILSLEYCIGIIGGKPKQACYFVGFQDDSLIYMDPHYCQSFVDVSTDDFPLQSDNTMESEICGCCDNRQIRFHSSNHAEYNLFSVDAAVMPTSYSALQLGEYFQMYVVFLSSRIIAHRQRRCLSARWTQAALSVFTPEVSKTMSESLRSCPRCCSQQLRTNTQRSLLWKVMAEIMNYQRA; encoded by the exons ATGGAGAATAAAGGGAGCGACGAGGTGGAAAAATTGAAGACAAAGTTCTTGTCAGTGTGGCACAATGTGAAGTACA GCTGGGCTCTGACAACTAAGACTTCATTCAGCAGAAACTCTCCAGTGCTTCTCCTTGGAAAATGTTACCATTTTAAAGCTGAag ATGACAGCAGTCCCACAGAGGCCTGTTACGAAGCACCTGATGATGATTTCATCATGGGGAATGTGGAGGCCTTCCGGAAAGATTTTGCATCTCGACTTTGGCTGACCTACAGAGAGGAGTTCCCTCCGCTCCCCGGCTCCAGCTTGACCTCGGACTGTGGCTGGGGCTGCATGCTGAGGGCCGGACAGATGATGCTGGCTCAGGCACTTATTCTGCACTTTATGGGCAGGG ACTGGACTTGGTCAGAGGCACTCACCCTCCAGCCTTTAGACACAGAGACGCGGACTACAACTGCAGCCAAACGTCTGGTGGCCTCTCTGGAGGCTTCCTTGCAAGTTTCCCCCAGACAGTCGGACCCGCAGTCCTCAACCACGCCTCAAACTCGGGCCGCAGGATCTGCACAGGAGGCAGATGCCCATTTAAAAGAGATGTATCACCGCACTCTGGTGTCTTGGTTTGGGGACACCTCTTCAGCTCAGCTGGGCCTCCACAGGTTGGTCCACTTAGGCCTGACGATGGGGAAACAGGCGGGGGACTGGTACGGACCCGCTGTGGTGGCACACATTCTCAA GAAAGCTGTTGAGGAAGCGATGGACCCTGCCCTGGCGGGTATAACTGCTTACGTCTCCCAGGACTGCACAG TGTACAGCGCTGATGTCCTCGACAGCCACAGGGCATCGACAGCGGGACATGTCTCCACTGAGAGGTCAGATGCCCCCCCTTTAACACAAAACAACCAACAAGCGTCTGCCTCCACGCTGCAGGACAGCCGGGCCGTCATCATCCTCGTGCCTGTGAGGCTGGGAGGGGAAAAGACAAACCCAGAATATTTTGAGTTTGCAAAG AGCATTCTGAGTCTGGAGTACTGCATAGGCATCATCGGAGGGAAGCCCAAACAAGCCTGCTACTTTGTAGGGTTTCAAG ACGACAGCTTGATTTACATGGACCCTCATTACTGTCAGTCTTTTGTAGATGTCAGCACCGACGATTTCCCTCTGCAG AGTGACAACACGATGGAGTCAGAGATTTGTGGATGCTGTGACAACAGGCAAATACGATTTCATTCTTCAAATCATGCAGAATACAACTTATTCAGTGTagatgctgctgtgatgccCACCAGCTATTCAGCCCTTCAGCTTGGAGAATATTTCCAGATGTACGTTGTCTTTTTGTCTAGTCGTATCATTGCCCATCGCCAAAGAAGATGCCTTTCAGCAAGATGGACCCAAGCTGCACTATCGGTTTTTACTCCAGAAGTGTCCAAGACTATGAGCGAATCACTCAGGAGCTGTCCAAG gtgcTGCAGCCAACAGCTAAGGACAAATACCCAGCGTTCACTTTTGTGGAAGGTCATGGCAGAGATTATGAACTATCAGCGGGCCTGA
- the atg4c gene encoding cysteine protease ATG4C isoform X6, giving the protein MENKGSDEVEKLKTKFLSVWHNVKYSWALTTKTSFSRNSPVLLLGKCYHFKAEDDSSPTEACYEAPDDDFIMGNVEAFRKDFASRLWLTYREEFPPLPGSSLTSDCGWGCMLRAGQMMLAQALILHFMGRDWTWSEALTLQPLDTETRTTTAAKRLVASLEASLQVSPRQSDPQSSTTPQTRAAGSAQEADAHLKEMYHRTLVSWFGDTSSAQLGLHRLVHLGLTMGKQAGDWYGPAVVAHILKKAVEEAMDPALAGITAYVSQDCTVYSADVLDSHRASTAGHVSTERSDAPPLTQNNQQASASTLQDSRAVIILVPVRLGGEKTNPEYFEFAKSILSLEYCIGIIGGKPKQACYFVGFQDDSLIYMDPHYCQSFVDVSTDDFPLQSYHCPSPKKMPFSKMDPSCTIGFYSRSVQDYERITQELSKVLQPTAKDKYPAFTFVEGHGRDYELSAGLTPEKREWPFIRDPKRTLSMAGDFVLL; this is encoded by the exons ATGGAGAATAAAGGGAGCGACGAGGTGGAAAAATTGAAGACAAAGTTCTTGTCAGTGTGGCACAATGTGAAGTACA GCTGGGCTCTGACAACTAAGACTTCATTCAGCAGAAACTCTCCAGTGCTTCTCCTTGGAAAATGTTACCATTTTAAAGCTGAag ATGACAGCAGTCCCACAGAGGCCTGTTACGAAGCACCTGATGATGATTTCATCATGGGGAATGTGGAGGCCTTCCGGAAAGATTTTGCATCTCGACTTTGGCTGACCTACAGAGAGGAGTTCCCTCCGCTCCCCGGCTCCAGCTTGACCTCGGACTGTGGCTGGGGCTGCATGCTGAGGGCCGGACAGATGATGCTGGCTCAGGCACTTATTCTGCACTTTATGGGCAGGG ACTGGACTTGGTCAGAGGCACTCACCCTCCAGCCTTTAGACACAGAGACGCGGACTACAACTGCAGCCAAACGTCTGGTGGCCTCTCTGGAGGCTTCCTTGCAAGTTTCCCCCAGACAGTCGGACCCGCAGTCCTCAACCACGCCTCAAACTCGGGCCGCAGGATCTGCACAGGAGGCAGATGCCCATTTAAAAGAGATGTATCACCGCACTCTGGTGTCTTGGTTTGGGGACACCTCTTCAGCTCAGCTGGGCCTCCACAGGTTGGTCCACTTAGGCCTGACGATGGGGAAACAGGCGGGGGACTGGTACGGACCCGCTGTGGTGGCACACATTCTCAA GAAAGCTGTTGAGGAAGCGATGGACCCTGCCCTGGCGGGTATAACTGCTTACGTCTCCCAGGACTGCACAG TGTACAGCGCTGATGTCCTCGACAGCCACAGGGCATCGACAGCGGGACATGTCTCCACTGAGAGGTCAGATGCCCCCCCTTTAACACAAAACAACCAACAAGCGTCTGCCTCCACGCTGCAGGACAGCCGGGCCGTCATCATCCTCGTGCCTGTGAGGCTGGGAGGGGAAAAGACAAACCCAGAATATTTTGAGTTTGCAAAG AGCATTCTGAGTCTGGAGTACTGCATAGGCATCATCGGAGGGAAGCCCAAACAAGCCTGCTACTTTGTAGGGTTTCAAG ACGACAGCTTGATTTACATGGACCCTCATTACTGTCAGTCTTTTGTAGATGTCAGCACCGACGATTTCCCTCTGCAG TCGTATCATTGCCCATCGCCAAAGAAGATGCCTTTCAGCAAGATGGACCCAAGCTGCACTATCGGTTTTTACTCCAGAAGTGTCCAAGACTATGAGCGAATCACTCAGGAGCTGTCCAAG gtgcTGCAGCCAACAGCTAAGGACAAATACCCAGCGTTCACTTTTGTGGAAGGTCATGGCAGAGATTATGAACTATCAGCGGGCCTGACCCCGGAGAAGAGGGAATGGCCCTTCATCCGTGACCCAAAGAGGACGCTCAGCATGGCTGGAGACTTTGTGCTGCTATGA